The following coding sequences are from one Treponema bryantii window:
- a CDS encoding flagellar motor switch protein FliG: MNVKDFRAKAYTKNTEGIPVPVNETPSVQKSENNFQKTVFTKDIKAEDLTQKKQSPSQALDNTVDYLKTGGLLKVPVEQTPDGKDSVYRRVAKFLLLIGEDEAAKILPHLSESQIEKIIPEIASIRTVSKEEAAVIMEEFNGLLNKAREEGGVETAREMLEKAYGKKRADELLKKAMPLEGKVPFTYLRDADNERVYLLIKDENPGVQSMVLSHLNPKKAAKIINLMTPEEKKEVVMRLAKMEPVSPDVLRRVDQAMHEKSLNQTVEKAENIDGRNALAQILKKMDAGAENDILTYLSEDDPDLGQDLRSRLFTMDDVVKSDDRFVQEKLREMTEVDIAYLIAAKPDDFREKILSNISAGRRAEVRAQEDILKPMRRSDCERITSEFFSKLRRAFEEGHLIIKDRNDDVFV; this comes from the coding sequence ATGAATGTTAAGGATTTTCGTGCCAAAGCTTATACTAAAAATACTGAGGGAATTCCAGTTCCTGTTAATGAGACTCCCTCAGTACAAAAATCAGAAAACAATTTTCAGAAGACAGTTTTCACAAAAGATATAAAGGCAGAAGATCTTACACAAAAAAAGCAGTCTCCATCGCAGGCACTGGATAATACTGTTGATTATCTTAAAACCGGCGGCCTGTTAAAGGTTCCTGTTGAACAGACTCCAGACGGAAAAGATTCCGTTTACCGCCGGGTTGCAAAATTCCTTCTGCTCATTGGCGAAGATGAAGCTGCTAAAATTCTTCCACATCTTTCTGAATCTCAGATTGAAAAAATAATTCCTGAAATTGCCTCTATAAGAACAGTAAGCAAAGAAGAAGCTGCCGTTATTATGGAGGAATTTAACGGACTTCTTAATAAGGCCCGTGAAGAAGGCGGCGTAGAAACTGCCAGAGAAATGCTTGAAAAAGCATATGGAAAAAAGCGTGCAGACGAGCTGCTTAAAAAAGCTATGCCGCTCGAAGGTAAGGTTCCTTTTACCTATCTTAGAGATGCTGACAATGAACGTGTATATCTGCTTATAAAAGATGAAAATCCTGGTGTGCAGAGTATGGTTCTTTCTCATCTTAATCCGAAAAAAGCTGCAAAAATCATCAACCTTATGACTCCAGAAGAGAAGAAAGAAGTTGTTATGCGGCTTGCAAAAATGGAGCCTGTGAGCCCGGATGTTCTTCGCCGTGTAGATCAGGCTATGCACGAAAAATCTTTGAATCAGACTGTTGAAAAAGCAGAGAATATAGATGGACGTAACGCACTTGCACAGATTCTTAAAAAGATGGATGCAGGAGCTGAAAATGATATACTTACTTATCTTTCTGAAGATGATCCTGATTTAGGACAGGATTTACGAAGCCGTCTCTTTACAATGGATGATGTTGTAAAATCAGACGACCGCTTTGTTCAGGAAAAACTCCGTGAAATGACAGAAGTAGATATTGCTTATCTTATAGCTGCAAAACCGGATGATTTCCGTGAAAAAATCCTCAGCAATATTTCTGCAGGTCGTCGTGCCGAAGTTCGCGCACAGGAAGATATCTTAAAGCCTATGCGCCGAAGTGACTGTGAACGTATAACTTCGGAATTCTTCAGCAAACTGCGTCGTGCATTCGAAGAGGGACATCTTATCATAAAAGACAGGAACGATGACGTCTTCGTTTAA
- a CDS encoding ABC transporter ATP-binding protein → MARNKFDADEEIEQKFNPHIIMRLAKWIKPYTKWMVLSCVIMLVSSAISLTSPYLTRMAIDKAIPSANYKMLVIIAAVLLFSTLIVRILLAQKLKIMTRVAQKIIVNIRHDVFTKLQSLPFSYFDSRPHGKILIRVVNYVNSLSDLLSNGIIQLISDLFTLVVIIVFMIAIDVKLTMVCMAVLPVLFIILISMKKKQHEAWKQESYKRSNLTAYLSESLNGMKVTQSFAREEVNQGIFNELCQKCKTVWIRAVNINNIIWPSVDILSTLGVTLVYLAGINWLGETVTIGTLVAFAGYIWRFWQPIQNLGNFYNSMVTTGAYIERIFELLDEEDDITDKPGARELPPIRGHVQFDHVDFSYEPGNPILKDVDFTITPGMTVAIVGPTGAGKTTIVNLLSRFYNAEKGKILIDGIDIQELLIKSIRKQVGVMLQDSFLFSGTIMENIRYGRLEATDEECMAAAKAVQAHEFISAFPDGYNTVLSANGGGLSQGQKQLISFARVLLSDPRILILDEATSSVDTHTEKALQQGLGELLKGRTSFIIAHRLSTIRNADVIFFVDHGEIVERGNHNELLALNGHYAKMVSGVFA, encoded by the coding sequence ATGGCAAGAAATAAATTTGATGCAGATGAAGAAATAGAACAGAAGTTTAATCCTCATATTATAATGCGTCTTGCAAAATGGATTAAACCTTATACAAAATGGATGGTACTTTCCTGTGTGATAATGCTGGTGTCTTCTGCAATTTCACTTACAAGCCCATACCTTACCAGAATGGCAATTGATAAGGCAATTCCTTCTGCGAACTATAAGATGTTAGTTATTATTGCGGCAGTATTGTTGTTTTCAACTTTGATAGTAAGAATTCTGCTTGCTCAGAAGCTTAAGATAATGACTCGTGTAGCACAGAAAATTATTGTTAATATCCGTCATGATGTTTTTACAAAACTTCAGTCTCTGCCATTCAGTTATTTTGACAGCAGACCACACGGAAAGATTCTTATCCGCGTTGTAAACTATGTAAACTCGCTTTCTGATCTGCTTTCCAACGGAATAATTCAGCTGATTTCTGATTTGTTTACGCTTGTTGTTATCATAGTCTTTATGATTGCAATTGATGTAAAACTTACTATGGTGTGTATGGCTGTGCTTCCAGTGCTTTTTATCATTCTTATTTCAATGAAGAAAAAGCAGCATGAGGCATGGAAACAGGAAAGTTATAAGCGTTCAAATCTTACAGCATATCTTTCTGAAAGTTTGAACGGAATGAAGGTTACCCAGAGTTTTGCACGCGAGGAAGTAAATCAGGGGATTTTCAATGAACTTTGTCAGAAATGTAAAACAGTCTGGATTCGTGCTGTAAACATCAATAATATTATCTGGCCTTCTGTAGATATTCTTTCAACTTTGGGTGTTACTCTTGTTTATCTTGCAGGTATTAACTGGCTTGGAGAAACTGTAACAATCGGTACTCTTGTTGCGTTTGCAGGCTATATCTGGCGTTTCTGGCAGCCTATTCAGAACCTTGGTAACTTTTATAATTCTATGGTTACTACAGGCGCATATATCGAACGTATTTTTGAACTTCTTGATGAAGAGGACGATATAACAGATAAACCTGGTGCTAGAGAACTTCCTCCAATCCGTGGACATGTGCAGTTTGATCATGTTGATTTTTCTTATGAGCCGGGAAATCCAATCTTAAAAGATGTCGATTTTACAATAACACCGGGTATGACAGTTGCTATTGTAGGCCCAACGGGTGCAGGTAAAACCACAATCGTAAATCTTTTGAGCCGTTTCTATAATGCAGAGAAGGGTAAGATTCTTATAGATGGAATTGATATTCAGGAGCTTTTGATTAAGTCAATCAGAAAACAGGTTGGTGTTATGCTGCAGGACAGTTTCCTTTTCAGCGGAACAATTATGGAGAATATCCGTTATGGTCGTCTTGAAGCAACTGATGAAGAATGTATGGCTGCCGCAAAGGCTGTACAGGCTCACGAATTTATTTCTGCATTCCCTGATGGCTATAATACTGTGCTTAGTGCAAACGGTGGTGGTCTTTCACAGGGCCAGAAACAGCTTATAAGCTTTGCACGAGTTCTTTTAAGTGATCCTAGAATTCTTATTCTTGATGAAGCAACTTCTTCAGTTGATACTCATACTGAAAAAGCTTTACAGCAGGGGCTTGGTGAACTTCTAAAAGGACGAACAAGTTTTATTATTGCACACCGACTTTCAACAATCCGCAATGCAGACGTGATTTTCTTTGTAGATCATGGAGAAATTGTTGAACGCGGAAATCATAATGAACTTCTTGCATTGAATGGTCATTATGCAAAAATGGTGAGTGGCGTTTTTGCGTGA
- a CDS encoding ABC transporter ATP-binding protein, translating into MKEKTAFSWVWSYVRKYRFGMAAGLFLSVIVAAMNMVNPLVTGNIVDKVIKGSQHELLFKLIGIMICVVVGKSIFRYSYQVIFEHCSQNVILKMREDLYAHIQKLDFSWYDNAPSGNVMTLLTSDLDKVRHFVAWVLYQILENSLIYIFSIITLASINWKLTLAFMVIAPPVLILVRKFKVHIRPAHMRVRDQFAVLNTRVGENIEGNRVVKAFVREGYETERFEKENEGYRDVSVANADMRVRFMPWIDALCQVLPVILILFGGYLVINNEMTIGQLVTFNGLMWAFIQPINMFGTLVDNTQNFGASADRLFELYKAEPKIKNGNDSKDATTVEGRVEFRDVSFAYNETPVIKNMSFVIEPGTTVGILGPTGSGKSTIANLMCRYYDADSGQVLIDGKDVREYNLQDLRKNVGITMQEAFLFSDTVEGNIAFAKPEASFEDVEAAAELARVKEFIGDLTDGYDTIVGERGVGLSGGQKQRIALSRLFLADPKIMILDDTTSAVDNDTEYKIRQSIKSRSKGHTAFIISHRVSSFENCDVILVIQDGQIIDKGSHQELISRDGYYHDVWLEQRG; encoded by the coding sequence ATGAAAGAAAAAACAGCATTTTCCTGGGTATGGTCATACGTGCGAAAATATCGTTTTGGTATGGCGGCAGGACTTTTTTTAAGTGTAATAGTTGCTGCAATGAATATGGTGAATCCTCTGGTTACCGGAAATATCGTAGATAAGGTTATTAAAGGCAGCCAGCATGAGCTTTTATTTAAATTAATTGGAATTATGATTTGTGTTGTAGTTGGAAAATCTATTTTCCGCTACAGCTATCAGGTCATTTTTGAGCATTGTTCACAGAACGTAATTTTGAAAATGAGGGAAGATTTATATGCTCACATTCAGAAGCTTGATTTTTCCTGGTATGATAATGCTCCTTCCGGAAACGTAATGACACTACTTACTTCAGATCTGGATAAAGTCCGTCACTTTGTTGCCTGGGTTTTGTATCAGATTCTTGAAAACAGTCTCATATATATTTTTTCAATTATTACTCTGGCTTCAATCAACTGGAAGCTAACCCTTGCATTTATGGTTATTGCACCTCCAGTGCTTATCCTTGTAAGAAAATTCAAGGTACATATCCGACCGGCTCATATGCGTGTACGAGATCAGTTTGCAGTATTGAATACACGTGTTGGTGAAAATATTGAAGGAAATCGTGTCGTTAAGGCTTTTGTTCGTGAAGGCTATGAAACAGAACGTTTTGAAAAAGAAAATGAAGGGTACCGCGATGTATCAGTAGCCAATGCAGATATGCGTGTACGCTTTATGCCTTGGATAGATGCTTTGTGTCAGGTTTTGCCTGTAATTCTGATTTTGTTCGGCGGTTACCTTGTAATCAATAATGAAATGACAATTGGTCAGCTGGTAACTTTTAACGGCCTTATGTGGGCTTTTATTCAGCCAATCAATATGTTTGGAACTCTTGTTGATAATACACAGAATTTCGGAGCTTCTGCCGACAGACTTTTTGAACTCTATAAAGCAGAACCGAAAATCAAAAATGGAAATGACAGTAAGGACGCTACAACTGTCGAAGGGCGTGTAGAGTTCCGTGATGTAAGTTTTGCCTATAATGAAACTCCAGTAATCAAAAATATGAGTTTTGTGATCGAGCCGGGAACTACAGTTGGAATTTTAGGTCCAACAGGAAGCGGTAAATCCACAATTGCAAATCTTATGTGCCGTTACTATGATGCAGATTCCGGCCAGGTTTTGATAGATGGAAAGGATGTTCGTGAGTACAATCTGCAGGATTTGAGAAAAAATGTCGGAATTACAATGCAGGAAGCATTCTTGTTCAGTGATACAGTTGAAGGAAATATCGCTTTTGCAAAACCAGAGGCTTCTTTTGAAGATGTTGAAGCTGCCGCTGAATTGGCGCGGGTGAAGGAATTTATTGGAGATCTCACAGACGGCTATGACACAATTGTCGGTGAACGTGGTGTCGGCTTGAGTGGCGGACAGAAACAGAGAATTGCATTGTCTCGTCTTTTCCTTGCAGATCCAAAGATTATGATTCTTGATGATACTACAAGTGCTGTTGATAATGACACGGAGTATAAAATCCGTCAGTCTATTAAAAGCCGCAGTAAAGGACACACTGCTTTTATTATCAGCCACAGAGTTTCATCTTTTGAAAACTGCGATGTAATTCTTGTTATTCAGGATGGACAGATTATTGATAAGGGAAGTCACCAGGAGCTTATTTCTCGTGACGGTTATTACCATGATGTATGGCTGGAACAGCGCGGCTAA
- a CDS encoding AraC family transcriptional regulator yields MDDLFEYSDSLNAPFQAFSGDWKFVKPHWHYFTEMVYLVSGVLYAEVDGKQFTMNPGDMIIFHPKQIHAFLDYPVKEDYSEKPLFYVIKFDDMILSNTTPGSPKLPKLLDNANNASEATNLLTARDLRFNPVKMYFEYCMWETKNKQFGYDIKVASMISLIVTEIIRIWLHHGFQFSTKTTFDQFSTKDFSVLEYIDKHSSENISIEDLASKCGMCYSNFAKQFKTQFGKTCKEYIEFIRICKADTLLLYTDKTLDYISQETGFTDASHFIRTYKKIRGITPKQRRNSQL; encoded by the coding sequence ATGGATGACCTTTTTGAATATAGTGACAGTCTTAATGCCCCTTTTCAGGCATTTTCTGGCGACTGGAAATTCGTAAAACCACACTGGCATTATTTTACCGAAATGGTTTATCTTGTAAGTGGAGTTTTGTATGCAGAGGTTGATGGCAAACAGTTTACCATGAATCCCGGAGATATGATTATCTTCCATCCAAAACAGATTCACGCCTTTCTTGATTACCCAGTAAAGGAAGATTATTCAGAAAAACCTCTGTTCTATGTCATTAAGTTTGATGACATGATTCTCTCAAATACAACACCGGGTTCTCCAAAACTTCCAAAACTTCTTGATAACGCAAATAATGCTTCTGAAGCAACCAATCTTCTTACTGCACGAGATCTTCGCTTTAATCCGGTAAAAATGTATTTTGAATACTGTATGTGGGAAACAAAAAACAAACAGTTCGGCTATGATATTAAGGTTGCTTCAATGATCAGCCTTATTGTAACTGAAATAATCAGAATATGGCTCCATCACGGATTTCAGTTTTCTACAAAAACAACCTTCGACCAGTTTTCTACAAAAGATTTTTCTGTTCTTGAATATATCGACAAGCATTCGTCTGAAAATATCAGTATAGAAGACCTTGCCTCAAAATGCGGTATGTGTTATTCAAATTTCGCAAAACAGTTCAAAACTCAATTTGGAAAAACCTGTAAGGAATATATTGAGTTCATAAGAATCTGTAAGGCAGATACTCTCCTGCTCTACACCGATAAGACTCTCGATTACATCAGTCAGGAAACTGGCTTTACTGATGCCAGTCACTTTATAAGAACGTATAAGAAAATTCGAGGTATTACGCCTAAACAAAGACGTAACTCTCAGCTCTAA
- a CDS encoding extracellular solute-binding protein, with translation MKRVVTTTVAIMCVAAMFAAPWSKKTKAKKDIAASGYTYGEGKTFHSDKPVTYSISFSDASWYAMQDTWKTEGVFKDIEKVTNVHLDITSYDSGDYNQKINLAINSGSATYIIPKVYDESQYVAGGGVVAVSDYTQYMPNFTAFVNKYNMNPDLDTIRQNDGKFYRLPGMHQAALQDYTIMVRDDIFTAAGYDVRKLEKDWTWETLHDVLVGVKKYMVAQGMCKQSDYIWSDLWCGESGKGQGGNLLKLMGASYNVLSGWAIEGSNGGIKYDYKKKEFYSSSISPDFKKFITVANSFIKDGLLDPETFTQTDDTAHNKFYSGKTVIMSTNRSQMANDIAGVKKIVGDKAKCYVTAYPSGTNKNLAETSRLECGVMISQKALDELGEKEFVKLMRFVDWMFYSEEAYTLCKWGPKGKTWDYATVNGKQIKKLLPGYKCGGLGLPGADSDIDIRLKWGYAGGNYFYGHSTAESTDAFTPEVQDLYARYAKYKTVAVVDPKAKPTEDQREQLNLWATPLIDNINAWTLKFVTGQKDINRDWDEYVKSCQNLNVDKIVKLSNDIYKKQTK, from the coding sequence ATGAAAAGAGTTGTAACAACAACTGTTGCAATTATGTGTGTTGCTGCTATGTTCGCTGCGCCTTGGTCAAAAAAAACAAAGGCTAAGAAAGATATAGCTGCATCTGGTTATACTTACGGTGAAGGAAAAACATTCCATTCTGATAAGCCTGTAACATACTCAATTTCTTTCAGTGATGCATCATGGTATGCAATGCAGGATACCTGGAAGACAGAAGGTGTTTTCAAGGATATCGAAAAAGTAACAAACGTTCACCTTGATATTACATCTTATGACAGTGGTGATTATAATCAGAAGATTAACCTTGCAATTAACTCTGGTTCTGCTACATACATCATTCCAAAAGTATATGATGAAAGCCAGTACGTAGCTGGTGGCGGTGTGGTTGCTGTTTCTGACTATACTCAGTACATGCCTAACTTTACTGCATTCGTTAATAAATACAATATGAATCCTGATCTTGATACAATCCGTCAGAATGATGGAAAATTCTATCGTCTCCCAGGTATGCATCAGGCAGCTCTTCAGGACTATACAATCATGGTTCGTGATGATATTTTCACAGCTGCAGGTTATGATGTTCGCAAACTTGAAAAAGACTGGACATGGGAAACATTGCACGATGTTCTCGTTGGTGTAAAGAAGTACATGGTTGCACAGGGAATGTGTAAACAGTCTGACTACATTTGGTCTGACCTCTGGTGTGGCGAATCAGGAAAAGGACAGGGCGGTAACCTTCTTAAATTGATGGGTGCTTCTTACAATGTTCTTTCTGGATGGGCAATTGAAGGCTCTAACGGTGGTATCAAATATGATTATAAGAAGAAAGAGTTCTATTCATCTTCTATCAGCCCAGATTTCAAGAAATTTATTACTGTTGCTAACAGTTTTATAAAAGACGGACTTCTTGATCCTGAAACTTTCACACAGACTGATGATACTGCTCATAATAAGTTCTACAGCGGAAAGACTGTAATTATGTCTACAAACCGCTCTCAGATGGCTAACGATATTGCTGGTGTAAAGAAGATTGTTGGAGATAAGGCTAAGTGTTATGTAACAGCTTATCCATCTGGAACAAACAAGAATCTTGCAGAAACTTCACGTCTTGAATGTGGTGTAATGATTTCTCAGAAAGCTCTTGATGAACTTGGAGAAAAAGAATTTGTAAAACTTATGCGCTTTGTAGACTGGATGTTCTATTCAGAAGAGGCTTATACACTCTGTAAGTGGGGTCCAAAGGGTAAGACATGGGATTATGCAACTGTAAATGGAAAACAGATTAAGAAACTTCTTCCAGGTTATAAGTGTGGTGGTCTTGGTCTTCCAGGTGCAGATAGCGATATTGATATCCGTCTTAAGTGGGGATATGCTGGTGGTAACTACTTCTATGGTCACTCAACAGCTGAATCAACAGATGCATTCACTCCAGAAGTACAGGATCTTTATGCCCGCTATGCAAAATACAAGACTGTTGCTGTAGTTGATCCAAAGGCTAAGCCAACTGAAGATCAGCGTGAGCAGTTGAATCTCTGGGCAACTCCTCTTATTGATAATATCAATGCCTGGACACTTAAGTTTGTTACAGGACAGAAAGATATCAATAGAGACTGGGATGAATATGTAAAGAGCTGTCAGAACCTTAATGTAGATAAGATTGTAAAACTTTCTAACGATATCTATAAGAAGCAGACTAAATAG
- a CDS encoding carbohydrate ABC transporter permease, translating into MAEKTGVKVRESSGYIVFKWFNTAIMILVCVVTLYPFLYLVAQSFSSEEAITLGKVNLIPIGFNIETYKSVFAKGEFMHSYKNTVVYSVLGTILSLVFSCCMAYPLSKKELKGYKILTKFVIFTMYFGGGLIPNYVLMMKLHLVNKVAGFIIPSLLSTYYIILMKSFFSETPHELEEAGELDGLSPIGIFVRIVLPLSMPIIATMILFNAVGYWNNWYNAFLYLDKKEMWPVAYYLKTVISGASTSADPGEASAEKMQIAANIKSCSMVLMALPIICVYPFISKYYVEGMMLGGVKE; encoded by the coding sequence ATGGCTGAGAAAACTGGCGTAAAAGTAAGAGAGTCTTCAGGTTATATCGTTTTCAAGTGGTTTAATACTGCAATTATGATTCTGGTTTGTGTGGTGACCTTGTATCCGTTTTTATACCTGGTAGCACAGTCTTTTTCATCTGAAGAAGCAATCACTCTTGGAAAGGTAAATCTTATTCCGATTGGTTTTAATATTGAAACTTATAAGTCTGTATTTGCAAAAGGCGAATTCATGCATTCTTATAAGAACACAGTTGTTTATTCTGTACTTGGTACAATTCTTTCCCTTGTGTTCAGCTGCTGTATGGCTTATCCGCTTTCAAAAAAAGAATTAAAGGGATACAAGATTCTTACAAAGTTTGTAATCTTTACAATGTACTTTGGTGGTGGTTTGATTCCTAATTACGTTTTGATGATGAAACTTCATCTTGTAAATAAGGTAGCAGGATTTATCATTCCATCTCTGCTCAGTACTTATTACATCATTCTTATGAAATCCTTCTTCTCAGAAACTCCTCATGAGCTTGAAGAAGCAGGTGAGCTTGATGGATTGAGTCCTATAGGCATTTTTGTTCGAATAGTGCTTCCTCTTTCTATGCCTATCATTGCAACTATGATTCTGTTCAATGCAGTTGGATACTGGAATAACTGGTATAATGCTTTCCTTTATCTTGATAAAAAGGAAATGTGGCCGGTTGCTTATTATCTTAAGACTGTTATTTCCGGTGCATCAACTTCTGCAGACCCTGGAGAGGCTAGTGCAGAAAAGATGCAGATTGCTGCAAACATCAAGTCTTGTTCTATGGTTCTTATGGCTCTGCCAATCATCTGTGTTTACCCATTCATCTCGAAATACTACGTTGAGGGTATGATGCTTGGTGGTGTTAAAGAATAA
- a CDS encoding ABC transporter permease produces MGKKMFKKTQKKQGTELNSVTKAQNFKKYFRKYWQFYLLLLIPVLYYIIFRYIPMAGNIIAFRRYRAGGSLFGDKWSGLKYFKQFIGDRTFWRAFRNTLVLNISYLVVRFPLTLIFALLLNEIKALWWKKFVQTVSYLPHFISMVIVTGMIRELVSTSGPLNQLIAHFGGEKVSFIAFPQYFNPIFVISGVWQALGWGTILYLAAIAGINPSLYEAAEVDGANHFQRVWHVTIPCILPTITTLLILDIGGLVGSGGAFEKVFLLYNPMTYETADIISTFVFRMGLGSGNYSYATAVGLFEALLNLFLLTMANKISKKVSGTGLW; encoded by the coding sequence ATGGGAAAAAAAATGTTCAAGAAAACTCAAAAAAAACAGGGTACTGAATTAAATTCTGTTACAAAAGCACAGAATTTTAAGAAGTATTTTCGCAAGTACTGGCAGTTCTATTTACTGCTTTTGATTCCGGTGCTTTATTATATTATATTCCGCTATATTCCAATGGCCGGAAATATCATCGCATTCCGCCGTTATCGTGCAGGTGGAAGTCTTTTTGGCGATAAATGGAGTGGCTTAAAGTATTTTAAGCAGTTTATTGGAGATAGAACTTTCTGGCGTGCATTCAGAAATACGCTGGTGCTTAATATTTCATATCTTGTAGTACGATTCCCTCTTACTTTGATTTTTGCACTTCTGCTTAATGAGATAAAAGCTTTGTGGTGGAAAAAGTTTGTACAGACTGTTTCTTATCTTCCACACTTTATTTCTATGGTAATCGTTACTGGTATGATTCGTGAGCTGGTTTCTACAAGTGGTCCGCTTAATCAGCTTATTGCACATTTTGGCGGTGAAAAGGTTTCTTTCATTGCCTTCCCTCAGTATTTTAATCCAATCTTTGTAATTTCTGGTGTATGGCAGGCTCTTGGATGGGGTACTATTCTTTATCTTGCAGCTATTGCGGGAATCAATCCTTCCTTATATGAAGCTGCTGAAGTTGATGGTGCTAATCATTTTCAGCGTGTATGGCATGTAACTATTCCTTGCATTCTGCCTACTATTACAACTTTGCTTATTCTTGATATCGGAGGACTTGTCGGTTCCGGCGGTGCCTTCGAAAAAGTATTCCTTTTGTATAACCCGATGACTTATGAGACGGCTGATATTATTTCTACCTTCGTATTCAGAATGGGTCTTGGTTCCGGTAACTACAGCTATGCTACTGCCGTAGGTTTGTTTGAAGCTCTGTTGAATCTGTTCCTGCTTACAATGGCAAACAAGATTTCTAAAAAAGTTTCGGGCACAGGCTTGTGGTAA
- a CDS encoding GntR family transcriptional regulator: MKNTEKHEKETNREYALRVIKDNIVNLELAPGSMISEQDIANELNLSRTPVHEAMQELSSTKIIEILPQRGSHVSLIDMAHVDEAVFARTTIESEITMMACQQASEKDIQEMEENVTLQRFYYEKHNLDKIMELDNAFHEIMYKITNKMQCHYMVRLMSIHLDRIRELTIQAFNPERIIKEHEELLETFKKKDPAAAKEVLNKHLSRKHFQEDELRKAFPQYFA, from the coding sequence ATGAAGAATACAGAAAAGCATGAAAAAGAGACAAACAGAGAATATGCACTACGTGTTATAAAAGATAACATTGTAAATCTTGAACTGGCTCCAGGAAGCATGATTAGCGAACAGGATATTGCAAACGAATTAAACCTATCACGAACTCCTGTTCATGAAGCAATGCAAGAATTATCTTCTACAAAAATAATTGAAATTCTTCCTCAGAGAGGCAGTCATGTAAGTCTCATTGATATGGCTCATGTAGATGAAGCAGTATTTGCCCGTACAACTATTGAATCAGAAATAACTATGATGGCTTGTCAGCAGGCATCGGAAAAAGATATTCAGGAGATGGAAGAAAACGTTACACTACAGCGTTTTTATTATGAAAAGCACAATCTTGATAAAATAATGGAACTGGATAATGCTTTCCACGAAATCATGTACAAGATTACCAACAAAATGCAGTGTCATTATATGGTTCGTCTTATGAGTATTCATCTGGACAGAATCCGAGAACTGACAATTCAGGCTTTCAATCCAGAAAGAATTATTAAAGAACATGAAGAACTTCTTGAGACCTTTAAGAAAAAAGATCCTGCTGCAGCAAAAGAAGTATTAAATAAACATCTTTCCCGTAAACATTTTCAGGAAGATGAGCTCAGAAAAGCATTTCCACAATATTTTGCATGA